From the Elaeis guineensis isolate ETL-2024a chromosome 16, EG11, whole genome shotgun sequence genome, the window GGAGTGgttccttgtttttttttttttgttgcaagaagcttaatgaaaaaaaaaactcctACAAATGATTATTGATTAGCATGTAGCACAAATAATTAAAGTAGAAAAAGACATCATGAGTTTGTTACCGAACAATGACAAAATTGAAGAAGTGAAAAAGATCATCTTGGATGATGTAACTAAGCATTAAGAGTAAGCATCAATGGAATCTCCAAACCATATCGAGTTATGCACTGAAACATGATAGCTAAGAATTAAGACAAAGAAGAGGTTCAAATTTAATACCTTGGGCAATGCCTTTGATGATAGACACTCTAGTAGGCCAGTCTAGAACCCTGCCATTCACATGATCCTTCACATCCAGATACTGTGATAGGTTCCCATTTGACACAAAATCATAGACAAGGAAGCACTCCCCTCTTCCTCTAGAACAGCAAAAGCCCCTCAGGCCAACAAGATTCTCATGCTGCAACAAAGTCAGTATCTTCAACCCCTTCAAGAATTCAGCCTCCTCCGTTTTACAGCTTGTCTTGTTGATGCTCTTAATGGCGACCATAGTCCCATCTCGCAAGATGCCTTTATAAGTTGCAGCAAAGTTGCTCTTCCCAACCAGGTTAACCTCTGAAAAGTACTGAGTTGCACACTCCACCTCCTCGAGATTGAACCGAAAGCTCTGGGAAACCTCCTGAGAGAACCCAACACCGCTTCGCCCATCAGCTAAAGGATCCCATCCATTGGAGTACTCAAGGCTGATAAGTGGAGACGCACACTTTCGATACAAGTCTCTGGGCTGGTCAGTGCTTAGCCGGCTATCTGTAGCCTCTAGTGCACTTCCAATCTTTTGCTTCCGGCGACGATGTAATGCAATGGCCAATAAAATGATAACCATCCCTCCAACTGCAACGGCAACTATTCCGATAACAACATTTCCTGCTGAGGATTTTGAAGAGTTTGAGCAGTGGGTGTCATTGCAATGTGCATTTAAGTTAGCTGATTGAGGAATCTCCGGCTGCCTGAGACCAGTGGCATCGGATCCAAAGGGTTCAGGTTTGCCAGGCTTGAGGAGATCATCCGAAGAGCAAACTTCAAGGGATGTGAATCCAACTCCACAGAGACCCGTATTGTTTGAGTACTGGAATCCTTCATTCAGTCTCTTTAAATCTTTATCCAGATGAAAGAGTGTGGGTGTCAGTTTAATAAGAATTCAACTTAGGCAACAGGGAAGAATCAAATTTTAACAGAAGGGAGCAAGTGAGAGTTACCAGAAGGGACACTGCCGGAGAGGGAATTATTCCTAAGATCGAATACTACCACGTGAGGAAGCTGAGCTAGCTTCACAGGGATTGAACCAAAGAGATGATTGAAGCTCAAATCCAACCTCATCAACTGAGTTAAATCTCCCAAAGTGGCTGGAATAGCTCCAGTTAAGTGATTAGATTGCAAGGCAAGAACAGTGAGCTTCTTCAAAAGCCCCAGCTGGGGAGGTATACTCCCTGTCAATTGGTTATAGCACAGCTGCAACACTACCAATAGAGAAGGAAGATGGGAAGAAGCTAGTATAAGAAAGGGCTAAAGGttacaagagaagaaaaaaaaaaagctttattAGTTTTAGCCAATCAACTACCATGAAGAGCTAAAATCAAATAAAGAGAGTAAACTCGGATCAAAAGTTTGCAAGGAAAATCCAAATGCACCATCAAAATCTAATCTTTCTCTAACTTTAAATAGAAACTTGGCAGAGTTGCAGAGCTTTATTAGTTTTAGCTGAACAATAATCTGTGAAGATGTAAAATTTAAACCAGAAGGAAAACCCATGTAGAAAAAGATGCAAGAAAACGCAAATACCAGCATCAAAATCTCATTCTTATCTACATTTGACGAAATGTTAAAGAAGAGCTGCACAatctcattaaaaaaaattaaaaacagacAGCAAATGAGAGACAAAGGAAGAAAATTCAAAGTTCAACAGTAAAGCTGAAGTCTTTCCGAGAAGAAAATACTGAGGAAGAGAAAAGGTCCAAAACCCAGCAGAGAATACGTCAAATAAACTGAAATCTTGGAGAAAAATCGAAacttttttgtccgttttaaaaCGCTCATCCCCACATAAACTAACCAGTTGGAGAAAAGCATCGAAACCCAAGATTTAACCTCACTTCTAGTACTCACTACCTTCACTCGGCTCCGAACTCACCTTGGAGGCTCGCCATTTTGCCGATCTCCACAGGAATACGGCCGGAGAGGTCGTTAACGTTGAGGTAGAGATCGGAGAGCTCGGTGAGGTTAGAGATTTCTCTTGGTATCTCCCCTCTGAGAGCATTGTAGTGGAGATAGAGCCCTGAGAGGCACCGGAGCTCAGCCACCGCCGGCGAGATGAACCCGGAGAGGCCCTTCCCCTGGAGCGAGATGTTGGCCACTTTGCTTTGCTCGTTGCACGCCACCCCCTCGAAGTCTCCCCGGCAAGGGTCCCCCTCGCTCGTCCACGAGGCTAGAATCCTTCCCTCCGGGTCCAGCGCCGCCTTGACCTCCATGAGAGCTCTCAGCTCTGCATTTCCCTGAACAGCCCTGGGGTggtgaaggagaagagagaggaaaaggagaagagagaagccaCGGAGAAGAGGAACCGATTCCATTGGcctgaagaaagaaaaggaggtaaAAGAGGTAACTTTATCTCTATATTTGTCTCTACGGTGAAAGAACTCTGGAGGGAAGAAAGCTAGCAAGTTTGCATTAGAGAAAAGGCCagaagagaaggagggagaagacGGCTCTATaataacgagagagagagagacagagataaTTAAGGCTGTATTTAGATGCTAAATAGTTTATTAATATTCATACCTTTTTTTCTGGTACAGTATTAACATTCATACCTTAACTGGCTAATCAAAAGATAAAATTGCTCGCTATTTGATTGGTATTCACTATCCTCTGTTAATTATAATcttacaaaaaattaaaaatgacaaAAATAATACAATATTTTTTCCAGTCaaaaaagttataaagtagacaTTGGAGcactattaaaataattttaatttgattatctttttttttttgggtacaggattattatttatttttttaatgcagCATGTAGCTCAACGACAATATTGCAACATTCagctatttttttaaagaaaaggaaagattagCGAAACTTTTTGATAAACTCGGTTTATTATACCAATTTGATGtaaataaatctataaaaataaaaaaaataaaatatatattaaaatttaaaatattagctATTAGATAGTTCATAATATGATATATTTGGACATATATATCACCAATCATTCAGTAACATTATTaacttttttataaatatatactatCTCATGCGGTCATAGAATTACTTCCATTCTCTAGCAATTCTTAATCAGACAACGAGAACTAGTATCTCTAATCATAGTTCAGGTATCCTTAATGATAATAATATTAGAAGATACAAATGgttttgttgggatataccgaccgccTCCATCCGATCGACCAactccatccgaccgaccgactccatccggCCGACCAACTCCGTCCGACCGACGGCGGGCGACACCGACAGTGACTATCGATTGTGCCCCGATCGGAGCGGATCGGCCTAACGACCCTACGTTGCCTCCGATCGTCTGAGGGCCGACCCCCCATCACCGACTTCCTATCGGATGGGACACCGACGACTCACCATCAGTTTGGATGACTGACGTCCCACCTCTACAGGCCCTCCTAGACGCTGAATGAGCGGCGTGGGCTGCGGTCCCATCAAGTAAACGCCGTACGAATGCCAAGAGGCATTACCCTGCCAGAAAGCTTGGGGCACTGTCCTGCTAAGGACgaaaattaattcctaggacctgtcaactTTGTCAATGGCGTGACAACCTCCGacaatttgacaactctccagatgtctacatcaccgacggcgaggccataccacctcctactataaatcggggAGGGCAACAGTGCTAGCGGGGGGGCTCCAGAGAAACAAAAATGCTCAggctctccctctccccctctctctctctccctctctccgtagagctccttgtctcctttttgttgttgcctagtctcctctctgacttgaccgtcggaggatctccatcggaGCTGCCTCCAATCAGCGTGGATTTTTTTTTGTAGGTACTCATTTTCGACGGTcagacgatgaggggattggccgcaacaggatctttcaaaaattaaaataaaagatgtGGGTTGATCACTACATGACTACTAGATATTATCGACCATCTGATTAAATTGGGTTCTGGAAGCCTGGAGAAAATTGATATTGGACTGCAAAATGGTCAACACGGCATATGCAGTCTAGAGGTAAAAGCAGTAGTTCTTGGAAATTCGTGACACTTTTTGGAATGGAATGCGTTTATTAATGTCCTTTGCATCCGTATTccacctctctttcttttctttttctgataaAGACCTTATTCTATCTTTTAATATTTCCATTGGTCCGGAGTGGAGACtctatttgattaattttttgtgAAGACGAATCCTTTTTGCAGATAGCTTTTATCAGCTTTTAATCGACGCAAAAAACAAAAGAACATCAATGTTCACCTTTTGGATTTTGACTCACCTTTCATACAAATTTACAATGATACCCTTTCTGAGGAccgtacttttttattttttttcaggaTCTGGGCTATCCAGCGAAATAAAATGTTGATTCTTggcaaaaatttgaatctaacgtTCAAAATAACGACCGTTAGAGGAGACATGTAAGAAGGCATATATGGTGCATTTAAATTGCAGTTATCTTGTTATTTGGGTATTatacgacaaaaaaaaaaaaaaaaaatcctgtttTGACTATTTCTGCACTTTTTTTTAagtctaaaaatatatattaattaaaaatatactaTTATTCTTGTTATTTTTATCCATAATGACCAACAACACTTATACTGCAGCTATTATaagtttattttatataattacaaTGGACCACACTAACTATTGAAATCTTGGTCTTAGAGAGATCCTTTATCCAATAAGGAgttttctaaaatcattatttaCACAAACCGGAAAAAAAGTATGctctttatttaataattttttttttatttttaaaacttgTTATAAGGGTCATTattactaattaaatattatagtaGGATACTAATAATTTCATAATTGCATTATTTGATTCTAGATATCTGAGTTTTAAAGGTGATATTTAATCGGATGACCAATAAAAATGCATCCACTAAAACACATCATTTTTGCTATAGCATCATTTGGATAACTGCTAATTTACTAGCATTTATATAACTACCATTTTAACACTTAACGGCCTTTATTTCAAGCAATGGTTCTGGATGACTGCACTGCGTTAAGGATGTTGTCCGTTTCTATACACTGTTCCCACTACCTAAAACAAGTAAAAACAATCACAACCCTTGGAATTATGTGATGGATGAAAAGACTATCGTTTGATCCAAGTATACTTGACAAGTAGAGACACTGAACAAAAATTTGGATCTAGCCGGGGTCCTCGTGGAGATCCACTGATGGACCTAACTGTGGAATTCATCATTAAGAGGAAGAAAGGTGAGGTCATGAAAAGTCCATTGGGTATCAttagtttaattattttttgaactAATGGAGCCATAAAGACATGATTTGTCTTTATAGTTGTTTAAGATATGGTACTGCTTGTAATTATTCTCTAATTGTGGCAGCAATATTCTATTTCTACTCCTCCTTGGCCGCTTTCAAGGCTGGATGATTTGGTGGCTGAGCAATATAGCAGTGAATCAATAGTGTAGTAGtcatcaaaaaattatcaattaaaatatattatgtaAGGTATCACTTATACCATTTGATTTTCCCTTTAAaagcatctttttctttgatcgaaCTTTAGAGAAAATGATATATTTAACCCTCGCCCCacttttgattttaaagatcTTCTTGCAAGCGGGGGCAAGACTTAATTTGAAGTTGTAAATATTTTGAGCCAAGTTTTACCGGACAAGTTTATCTTGGACCTATAAAATTTGCACAGGCTTAAAAATAAGCTCATATAAACTTTATGGACTCAAAATAAACTTGTGTATGTAATGTTTGTATAATTTAAATTGAGTACTTTTGACGCTATAACAATTGTCTTGACTCGTGTATGGCTAAAAGTGCTGTTGGAATCACCACTCCCTTATTGTTTACTTATTGGTTTAACTAATGAAAAGACACTATGCAATAGATGAGGGTTAACATGTACACCATGACGGCGAttcataaaggaaaaaaaaaattatgttggctCTCCTCTGGTCCAACAGCAGAAGAGGGCGAGATAGTGATAAGTTTAAAAATGTTGAATCTATTTAGGAGGTGCTGGTTAAAAAAGATGGAGGTTTGAAATCGAAATTATAATGGATGATTTTTATTTCAATCGTTCGGTtgggataaaatttaattttgatttcaatttcgaGGTGAAATGGGAATGGTCCAATGTAAAATTCAATCTTTATTctcttctatggattcaaattttcattccaatttcaattttgatttcaatttcgaTCACGAATCAAGCACTTCGGAAGATTTGgctattctgatttcgattccaaaCTATTTCGATttctatttcgatttcgatttcgatcgtGAACCAAACACCCACTTAAATTCagttaccaaaaaaaataaaaatccatttaaACTCTTTTtggtttttgaaagaaaatcaaaatCCCTTTCTCTTGTATTAAAAGAGCAAAATATTCGTGGAAAAGTGACTTTCCAGGTGAGGGGTCGTGTGTGGAAAGATAAATTTATCAATTTTCCTAAATTTTGCTTAAAGATGAATGAAACTTTGCAAAGTGGGTAAATCTAAAGAAACAAATACTATGAGTAAATATTTATGTAATTTGCTACCAAAATacaagataaatattaaatagaataaagtaTATGGCTATGAACATACGAGAATGTGTATCCATGAGAAATTGAATATTGATATTGAATGAAAAATGCATATGCTTATGACCATACATCCAAGAGCAAGTCAGCTATCTCATAAATAACCTAAGCACATCTTGCATATggctttaattttttaaatttctcaattaCTCCTAATCACATGTAAAAGCTTGGATCTTACCGAtgtcttttttttatgttttgcGGTATTATAGGAGCTTCTATTTTAATGTTTATTTTAAAACTTAGTGCTCCAAATAAATGCTGTTGGGGTAAACCGATCGACCTCCGACTTTAATCACCATGACTCCGACTGTACATCGACTGAACATATAGTTTCGACTCTTTATCGACTGACTGAACGAACCGCACCGACTTACTGTCGGCTGACCGACTAATATCGActgaccgactaatgattcgactactaccgATCGACAGCGAATGACTTAGACTGTCAGCATAATAGAACTACTAGCCGACGGTCGCTCATAGATTCTACCGATATATGGTCggttctaccgacatatggttagctaatctgctcaacataccataaccatCACAAATGGTTATCAGCTATGTGTCACGACTATTAAGGAGAATTAACGTCCcactaatttcatatttatggtccgataatttagcgtcATAAAAAGCAGAATCACGTGCTCAACAATTACACCAGaaccatctataaaaaggaggtgAGTGAGCAGTACTGGTAAGCCATCTCTGGACCAGAACTCTGCTACTTTCTACATTCAAAAAttactgttcaccaactttcttctctgacttaagcatcggagggtctccgtcggacacCAATTCGGTCTGTGTGGATGCTGTCTTACAGGTGCTCGTTATCGATGACAGATgatggagagttggccgcaacaaattGACGCACCAGATAGGAAGAAGATCATATACACCATGATGAACATCAGAGCCTAACACTCGACTGCAACCAGATTAGCGAGGCACTCTTTCCATCGGGAAGaggttcctccccctcctccagtagcagagcctagttcctCACATCCTGTGATCACCACGGATATCCAAATCAATGCGCTTGTGCAGCAAATGAATGTTCTCACAGAggtagtcaaaagcctccaacaatagCAAACCCAGCAGCAGCTGCTGGTGGAGCAACCGGTGGCACAGTCGGTGCCGTCCAAGCACAGCCGCCGTCATCCATGACGATCATCTTCTCCTTCTCTGGAGCAACCGTCTTGGCTCTCTCGTCAAGATGAATAGTGGCATTCTCGGCACTCTCGTCCCACCACTCGTGGTATTCCTCTCCTTCTCATCTCGACCGCATTAGGAAGGAGAAACAGTCGCggacaccttctgcttctccttcaagTTCATTGGGGGGTTCTACCTCCAGAGTTTTCCAGCAACAGTAGTTCGACTACTACGAATGCAAGTTTCAGAAAATCAACTGCCGACTCGTCCAGCTTCAGGTGGAAGGTTGGAAGTCCTCCAACAACTACGATGTTCAAACCGTCCAGCCTCTCTCTCAGCACAACTTGGACAAGCCGAtcccatctcgattcaagatgccgcaagtggagccatatgatggcttcACCGATCCGATCGGCCATCTTGAGAGCtgcaaggctctcatgatgattcagaggATGACCAATGCCCTTTTATGCATCGGCTTCTCGGCGACTCTTCAAAAAGCTGCTCGAGACTGATACTCCGAGCTTCAGTCGAGAAGTATATACTCTTTCAGACAACTCGAATGCTCTTTTgtagctcacttcagcaccagtcgaaggcCACCATGAACCTCTGATAGTTTTTTCTCGATCAAGCAGGGAGAGATTGAGACACTTTGAGATTTTGTGGCCTGTTTtaatacggccacgcttgaggtcaaggacctcaatgaagacatgaccatatcggccatgaaaagaggtctgaagagatctcgattcacatattcttAGGACAAGACTCTCCCTCGAACTTATACTAAACTTCTGGAgcgtgcatacaagtatatgcgcacaGACGAAGAAGCTTCTGACCGACATCAGACAGAAGGCAAAcatcagaagaaaaaaaaatagaagaagggaGGAGCTCCGGCCGAATCAAGCCCGCCACcttccaataagcgagcttcatcCCGACGATGGAGTCCAAGGCCAAGTTACGgcaagtatgactcctacactcctctttctgctctccatgcgcaaatcctcatggagatcgaaggagcagaatacctACGACATCCTCCACCAATAAAAGTATCGTCAAGAAATCACGATCGGAGGAAGTATtgtcggttccatcgtgatcacggtcacgatatcgataaatgcatccaacttaaggatgagatagaagccctg encodes:
- the LOC105059439 gene encoding cysteine-rich receptor-like protein kinase 21; the protein is MESVPLLRGFSLLLFLSLLLHHPRAVQGNAELRALMEVKAALDPEGRILASWTSEGDPCRGDFEGVACNEQSKVANISLQGKGLSGFISPAVAELRCLSGLYLHYNALRGEIPREISNLTELSDLYLNVNDLSGRIPVEIGKMASLQVLQLCYNQLTGSIPPQLGLLKKLTVLALQSNHLTGAIPATLGDLTQLMRLDLSFNHLFGSIPVKLAQLPHVVVFDLRNNSLSGSVPSDLKRLNEGFQYSNNTGLCGVGFTSLEVCSSDDLLKPGKPEPFGSDATGLRQPEIPQSANLNAHCNDTHCSNSSKSSAGNVVIGIVAVAVGGMVIILLAIALHRRRKQKIGSALEATDSRLSTDQPRDLYRKCASPLISLEYSNGWDPLADGRSGVGFSQEVSQSFRFNLEEVECATQYFSEVNLVGKSNFAATYKGILRDGTMVAIKSINKTSCKTEEAEFLKGLKILTLLQHENLVGLRGFCCSRGRGECFLVYDFVSNGNLSQYLDVKDHVNGRVLDWPTRVSIIKGIAQGIEYLHSNRANKPSLVHQNISAEKVLIDHHFTPQLSGSCLHKLLADDVVFSTLKASAAMGYLAPEYTTIGRFTEKSDVYAFGVLIFQILAGKSSVSHLRLNPESAKLENLLDENLNGNFSKPEAAKLAGIALLCTSETPSQRPTMEAVLQQLSIGY